The Neofelis nebulosa isolate mNeoNeb1 chromosome X, mNeoNeb1.pri, whole genome shotgun sequence genome has a segment encoding these proteins:
- the PNMA3 gene encoding paraneoplastic antigen Ma3, which translates to MPLTLLQDWCRGEHLNTQRSMLILGIPEDCGEDEFEETLQDALRHLGRYRVIGRMFRREENAQAFLLELAQDIDYALIPREIPGKGGPWEVVVKPRNSDGEFLNRLNRFLEEERRTVSDMNRVLGSDTNCPAPRVAISPDFWTWAQTLGAAVQPLLEQMLYRELRVFSGNSVSIPGALAFEAWLEHTTEVLQMWQVPEGEKRRRLMECLRGPALQVVSGLRANNAAITVEECLAALQQVFGPVESRKIAHVKFYKAYQEVGEKVSSFVLRLEPLLQRAVEKNAVLRRNVNQARLKQVLSGATLTDKLRDRLKLMKQRRKPPGFLALVKLLREEEEWEATFGPERGRLQGLDAGVRASARANALRAVSFAAPDSTLQARPSQGSRRRRGRGQHRRGRVLRASSRGSGKRKHHTFCYSCGEDGHIRAQCSNPPNPLLVKQKRQAAMESGNGNRAWEKSHPKPKAK; encoded by the coding sequence ATGCCATTGACCCTGTTGCAGGATTGGTGTCGGGGGGAACATCTGAACACGCAGAGGTCCATGCTTATCCTGGGGATTCCTGAGGACTGTGGTGAGGATGAATTTGAGGAGACTCTTCAGGATGCTCTCAGGCACCTGGGCAGGTATAGGGTCATTGGCAGGATGTTCAGGAGGGAAGAGAATGCCCAAGCATTTCTCTTGGAGCTTGCCCAAGATATTGACTATGCTTTGATCCCCAGGGAAATACCCGGAAAGGGAGGGCCCTGGGAAGTGGTTGTAAAACCTCGGAACTCAGATGGGGAATTTCTCAATAGACTGAACCGCTTCTTAGAGGAGGAGAGGCGGACAGTGTCAGATATGAACAGAGTGCTTGGATCAGACACCAACTGCCCTGCTCCAAGAGTGGCCATATCACCTGACTTCTGGACCTGGGCCCAGACCCTGGGGGCAGCAGTGCAGCCTCTGCTAGAACAAATGTTGTACAGAGAACTAAGAGTCTTTTCTGGGAACAGTGTGTCCATCCCAGGGGCGTTGGCCTTTGAAGCCTGGCTTGAGCACACCACTGAGGTGCTACAGATGTGGCAGGTGCCTGAGGGTGAAAAGAGGCGGCGGCTGATGGAATGCTTGCGGGGCCCTGCTCTGCAGGTGGTCAGTGGGCTCCGGGCCAACAATGCTGCCATAACTGTGGAGGAGTGCCTGGCAGCCCTGCAACAGGTATTTGGACCTGTGGAAAGTCGTAAAATCGCCCATGTGAAATTTTATAAGGCCTATCAGGAGGTAGGAGAGAAAGTCTCCAGCTTTGTGTTGCGTTTGGAACCCCTGCTCCAAAGAGCTGtagaaaaaaatgcagtattGCGAAGGAATGTGAATCAGGCTCGCCTGAAACAAGTCTTAAGTGGGGCTACCCTTACTGACAAACTTCGAGACAGGCTTAAGTTGATGAAACAGCGAAGGAAACCACCTGGTTTCCTGGCACTGGTGAAGCTCCTGCgtgaggaggaggagtgggaggcCACTTTTGGTCCAGAAAGGGGGAGGCTACAGGGGCTGGATGCAGGAGTAAGGGCATCTGCCAGAGCCAATGCTCTCAGAGCAGTGTCTTTTGCTGCCCCTGACAGCACTCTTCAGGCCAGGCCTTCCCAAGGTTCCCggcgcaggaggggcagaggacagcATCGAAGGGGGCGTGTGCTAAGGGCCAGCTCCCGAGGTTCAGGAAAACGGAAACATCACACATTCTGCTATAGCTGTGGAGAAGATGGCCACATCAGGGCACAGTGTAGCAACCCTCCAAACCCGCTCTTGGTAAAGCAGAAGAGACAGGCTGCAATGGAGTCGGGAAATGGGAACAGGGCTTGGGAAAAGAGCCATCCCAAGCCCAAAGCCAAGTAG